A window from Sphingobacterium hotanense encodes these proteins:
- a CDS encoding DUF2490 domain-containing protein, whose amino-acid sequence MKSTFLFLVLAITGIGFSYAQQLESALLYYGQTKFDNSRFGIYHEAQLRDFQFGGDHNQTLIRVGGRYQIKPFLTAIFGYGFIYSELKGDPNAPFNEHRIFQDFVLTHVLKSTRIRHRLRLEERFIEDRDVYGRARYCLFADIPLSEKNFNAGGTYLALYEEAFINVLQPSTQKTFDRNRIYAGVGYKVKDNLGIQLGSMLQHVGSNKGTFQMQLSFHHVVNVN is encoded by the coding sequence ATGAAATCTACCTTCCTTTTTTTAGTACTTGCTATCACCGGCATAGGCTTTTCTTATGCGCAACAGTTAGAATCCGCCCTCTTATATTACGGTCAAACAAAGTTCGACAATAGCCGATTTGGAATTTATCATGAGGCACAACTTCGAGATTTTCAATTCGGTGGAGATCATAATCAAACTTTAATCAGGGTAGGAGGACGATACCAAATTAAACCCTTTCTAACCGCAATATTTGGTTATGGCTTTATTTATTCAGAATTGAAAGGTGATCCGAATGCCCCTTTCAACGAACATCGCATCTTTCAAGATTTTGTCCTAACGCATGTTTTGAAATCCACTCGAATCCGCCATCGCCTGCGCTTAGAAGAACGTTTTATAGAAGATCGAGATGTTTATGGGCGAGCCCGTTATTGTCTATTTGCGGACATCCCGCTCAGCGAGAAGAATTTCAACGCAGGCGGTACTTATCTTGCTTTATACGAGGAGGCATTTATCAACGTCTTGCAGCCCTCAACTCAAAAAACGTTTGATAGGAATCGTATTTACGCCGGAGTAGGTTATAAAGTGAAGGATAATTTAGGAATTCAGCTGGGAAGTATGTTGCAGCATGTGGGCTCGAATAAAGGAACCTTTCAGATGCAACTTTCTTTTCACCACGTGGTAAACGTGAATTAA
- a CDS encoding glycoside hydrolase family protein, translating into MKLASGNVHSYAIKLLSTAFVFFLITSCDKSNVEQETAQDGTTLKIYVGGIEDESMVTQMSSNARNQLTAKATSARQETMMTSGVVDALVSVEENVANAGLEKLRLSSTDIQRGGAGTKAANSPMGSEVKYRILIYDQNNNLIYNKVGNTGADPLIDVYKGWTYKWYAFSINETAGVPDVGPYGKVAKASLTNKDVLYASGTITTAAGANFLNIVFKRKTANIQAKINVRGMFGTIIDGTAVSLADGSSTGNALMTMGDFDPLTGNFSNITAVTASVSGANMKIDNSTEGTAVKIANFYTLNTATIAANSMKVRLSPLKIRLDDNRERSFTSLSYTVSKAVTPAIGARHAATLRLIESPILVKGIYWARTNLIYNASKLDKYRLKSMPGGTNVDTKDQDFWNWMSETPTSPSSNVDACARLYPEGTWKMPDLATWQSIGQPDGKEERMGLFVGADYGFYWNKTASYPSNTAYDDNRLYISFGGYRTTSGSISNSPAGVLLGALASGQCHYWTSTAPNSTQGSSVHSSMSKIAWIFSWGSVTYPNANKNEGRNVRCIRAKNNPTS; encoded by the coding sequence ATGAAATTAGCATCAGGAAACGTGCATTCTTATGCAATAAAACTTTTGTCGACAGCCTTCGTTTTTTTTCTGATTACCAGCTGTGACAAGTCAAACGTTGAGCAGGAAACAGCGCAAGATGGCACCACCTTAAAAATTTACGTCGGTGGCATTGAAGATGAATCGATGGTGACGCAGATGAGCAGCAATGCGCGTAATCAACTCACAGCAAAAGCCACTTCAGCTAGGCAGGAGACTATGATGACATCGGGTGTTGTCGACGCCCTAGTTAGCGTAGAGGAAAACGTGGCAAACGCTGGTCTAGAAAAACTCAGATTAAGTTCTACAGATATTCAACGTGGTGGAGCCGGGACAAAAGCTGCGAATTCGCCGATGGGAAGTGAGGTCAAATACCGCATCTTAATCTATGATCAAAACAACAACCTGATTTACAACAAAGTTGGTAACACGGGAGCGGATCCACTGATCGATGTATACAAGGGCTGGACATACAAATGGTATGCCTTTTCAATTAACGAAACAGCTGGAGTCCCAGATGTGGGGCCCTACGGGAAGGTTGCCAAAGCCAGTTTAACAAACAAAGATGTACTATACGCCTCCGGGACGATAACGACGGCAGCAGGAGCCAATTTCTTAAACATTGTTTTTAAACGCAAAACCGCTAATATCCAAGCGAAAATTAATGTGCGTGGAATGTTTGGCACCATCATCGATGGAACAGCAGTATCGCTGGCGGATGGATCCTCGACCGGGAATGCACTGATGACTATGGGGGACTTCGATCCGTTGACGGGTAATTTCTCAAACATCACCGCAGTTACTGCCTCTGTTTCGGGAGCAAATATGAAAATTGACAATAGCACGGAAGGTACCGCAGTTAAAATTGCGAATTTTTACACGCTTAATACCGCAACTATCGCTGCTAATTCGATGAAAGTGCGATTAAGCCCTTTAAAAATACGATTAGACGATAATCGTGAAAGAAGTTTTACCTCACTCTCTTACACCGTATCAAAAGCCGTCACACCGGCCATTGGTGCCAGACATGCAGCAACATTACGACTAATTGAATCCCCTATTTTGGTAAAGGGTATTTACTGGGCTAGAACCAATTTGATTTACAACGCGAGCAAATTAGACAAATACCGCTTAAAATCTATGCCGGGGGGAACGAACGTCGATACGAAAGATCAGGACTTTTGGAACTGGATGTCTGAAACGCCGACAAGTCCTTCCTCCAATGTCGATGCCTGTGCACGTTTATATCCCGAAGGTACTTGGAAGATGCCGGACTTAGCCACTTGGCAGTCGATTGGACAACCCGATGGAAAAGAAGAGCGCATGGGGTTATTTGTTGGTGCCGATTACGGCTTTTACTGGAATAAAACAGCGAGCTACCCGTCCAATACCGCCTATGATGATAACCGCCTTTACATCTCTTTTGGTGGATATAGAACTACCTCTGGTAGCATCTCAAATAGTCCTGCAGGAGTGCTCTTAGGTGCCCTAGCCTCGGGGCAATGCCACTATTGGACATCCACAGCACCGAATTCAACCCAAGGCAGTTCAGTACACTCTTCGATGTCGAAGATTGCCTGGATCTTTTCTTGGGGTAGTGTAACATACCCTAACGCCAATAAAAACGAAGGAAGAAACGTACGCTGTATACGAGCCAAAAACAACCCTACGTCTTAG
- a CDS encoding OmpA family protein, giving the protein MAHIATSSADIGIFPFINLPKGLKEMNKPLLSEYEVCFFPLAGVMTPVEGRLYKTYISAERGQNFSQHYFEKSMAEYLSAIGAIKVFDGEISKTEYERFHRQDPNKGSEGDIGYAGQNIKFWILRSPAQGNIYIQYHADNASAALNVMQVLDFEQTIRKVTAAQISEELNDAGKAIVYINFKPDESEITADGQLIVQPIVEALKQQDSLHIAIEGHTDRTGDPEHNKRLSDERARAVMSALSAHGINQSRLSARGFGSDSLLVRGTSVSDHEKNRRVELRRIN; this is encoded by the coding sequence ATGGCTCACATTGCTACGTCTAGCGCCGACATTGGCATTTTTCCTTTTATCAATTTACCTAAGGGCCTCAAGGAAATGAATAAACCCCTTCTTAGTGAATACGAGGTTTGTTTCTTCCCCTTGGCAGGCGTAATGACGCCGGTAGAAGGACGCCTTTACAAAACCTACATCTCCGCTGAGCGCGGCCAAAATTTTTCACAGCATTATTTCGAAAAGAGTATGGCGGAGTATTTAAGCGCTATCGGCGCAATAAAAGTTTTCGACGGCGAGATCAGCAAGACAGAGTATGAGCGGTTTCACAGACAAGACCCTAACAAAGGATCGGAAGGCGACATCGGATACGCAGGACAAAATATCAAATTCTGGATATTGCGCAGTCCAGCTCAAGGAAACATCTACATCCAATACCACGCAGACAACGCCTCAGCAGCACTCAACGTCATGCAGGTGCTGGATTTCGAACAAACAATCCGCAAAGTGACCGCAGCACAAATCTCCGAAGAGTTAAATGATGCCGGTAAGGCTATTGTGTACATCAATTTTAAGCCTGATGAGTCCGAGATTACAGCTGATGGGCAACTCATTGTACAACCAATCGTCGAGGCGCTCAAACAACAAGACTCGCTCCATATTGCCATCGAGGGCCATACGGATCGCACGGGCGATCCCGAACACAACAAAAGGTTATCGGATGAACGGGCTCGCGCGGTGATGTCTGCCCTCAGCGCGCACGGCATTAATCAATCTCGCCTATCGGCGCGTGGTTTCGGGTCTGACTCCCTTCTTGTCAGGGGCACATCAGTGTCAGATCACGAGAAAAATAGACGAGTAGAATTACGTCGAATCAATTAA